The following coding sequences lie in one Spinacia oleracea cultivar Varoflay chromosome 1, BTI_SOV_V1, whole genome shotgun sequence genomic window:
- the LOC110785510 gene encoding uncharacterized protein isoform X11, protein MAKSKKKGRGARVALVSDSATELMAISKKKGREDGLALISDSETELMAISKKKGREDGLALVSDSETELMETSKKKGRDARVALVSDSETESMAISKKKGREDGLALISDSETELMETSKKKRRNARVVSDSETESDSDHENQRGRTVLTAVRKAIDNGEKISLEWNASKVPCGEHRITFGTYVGVIARERVNINFEEWGHLPPELVNEVYNEITKGFTVLPDRRGWVVSRVSERWRAFKCRLVKNYLYKKSGKIRKMAPSKYPFISQNDWEKFTAYCTSDKFKEKSEKNRARANMKTTRYRGGRKGYQHYEKEIVKEFESQGIHIEKVPRHLSWLKAHANKSDQSYAPGDLEIAEAIKTLDAQAGKGVFSATGRDDILAKVLRKPEHGGAVRGVGSGITNKEYFGPAERPKLGQMMEQIQALQSQVTRMANMQQFMMAYFMGCSQPSTMQFPPEQMRQFMAGGVDGQSDQVGGSGGQVGSGGHIGGSGGQVGSSGGHVGSSGGHVGGSVGQVGGSGGQVGGSGGQVGGSGGQVGGSVGHIGGSGGQVGGSGGHVGGSCAQWGGGQFVPFGGGGQFGPFGGGGQFGPFGGGGQFGPFGGGGQFGQFGGSGQFGPFGGGGQFGQFGGGGQFGPFGGGGQFGPFGGGGQFGPFGGGGPFAGNRQNVPESLVSSEPRAHRHEPEKGHVPEPDTGDVP, encoded by the exons ATGGCAAAATCAAAAAAGAAAGGACGAGGTGCCAGAGTAGCCTTGGTCTCAGACTCAGCGACAGA GTTAATGGCGATATCAAAAAAGAAAGGACGAGAAGACGGATTAGCATTGATCTCAGACTCAGAGACAGA GTTAATGGCGATATCAAAAAAGAAAGGACGCGAAGATGGATTAGCATTGGTCTCGGACTCAGAGACAGA GTTAATGGAGACATCAAAGAAGAAAGGACGGGATGCCAGAGTAGCATTGGTCTCAGACTCAGAGACAGA GTCAATGGCGATATCAAAAAAGAAAGGACGAGAAGATGGATTAGCATTGATCTCAGACTCAGAGACAGA GTTAATGGAGACatcaaagaagaaaagaagaaatgcCAGAGTAGTCTCAGATTCAGAGACAGAGTCAGATTCTGACCATGAGAATCAGAGGGGTCGTACTGTACTTACAGCTGTTAGGAAGGCAATTGACAATGGAGAGAAAATTAGTTTGGAATGGAATGCATCAAAAGTTCCCTGTGGGGAGCACCGAATAACCTTTGGCACCTATGTTGGTGTAATTGCACGTGAGCGAGTGAACATCAACTTTGAGGAGTGGGGTCATCTTCCGCCAGAACTTGTGAATGAAGTTTATAATGAGATCACT AAGGGGTTCACCGTTTTGCCCGATCGAAGAGGTTGGGTTGTGTCACGAGTTTCTGAGCGTTGGAGAGCTTTCAAATGTAGATTGGTGAAGAATTACCTGTACAAAAAGTCTGGAAAGATAAGAAAGATGGCACCATCGAAATATCCCTTCATATCTCAAAATGATTGGGAGAAATTTACTGCCTATTGCACTAGTGATAAGTTTAAG GAAAAAAGTGAGAAAAACAGAGCAAGGGCAAATATGAAGACGACAAGGTACCGAGGAGGTCGGAAAGGGTACCAACATTATGAAAAAGAAATT GTGAAAGAATTTGAGTCACAGGGGATCCACATTGAAAAGGTGCCTCGACATTTGAGTTGGCTCAAAGCTCATGCAAATAAATCAGATCAAAGCTATGCACCTGGTGATTTGGAAATTGCTGAAGCAATT AAAACCCTAGACGCTCAAGCTGGAAAAGGTGTATTTTCTGCTACGGGCAGAGATGATATTTTAGCAAAAGTATTGAGGAAGCCTGAGCATGGTGGTGCTGTCAGGGGTGTTGGATCTGGCATCACAAACAAGGAATATTTCGGGCCTGCTGAAAGGCCAAAGCTTGGACAAATGATGGAACAAATTCAAGCATTGCAATCTCAAGTGACAAGAATGGCAAACATGCAACAGTTTATGATGGCCTATTTCATGGGATGTAGCCAACCATCAACCATGCAGTTCCCTCCGGAGCAGATGAGACAGTTCATGGCTGGTGGAGTCGATGGCCAATCTGACCAAGTTGGTGGTTCAGGTGGACAAGTTGGTTCAGGTGGACATATTGGCGGTTCAGGTGGACAAGTTGGTAGTTCAGGTGGACATGTTGGTAGTTCAGGTGGACACGTTGGTGGTTCAGTTGGACAAGTTGGTGGTTCAGGTGGACAAGTTGGTGGTTCAGGTGGACAAGTTGGTGGTTCAGGTGGACAAGTTGGCGGTTCAGTTGGACACATTGGTGGTTCAGGTGGACAAGTTGGTGGTTCAGGTGGACATGTTGGTGGTTCATGTGCGCAATGGGGGGGTGGTCAGTTTGTCCCGTTTGGAGGCGGTGGTCAGTTTGGCCCATTTGGAGGCGGTGGTCAGTTTGGCCCATTTGGAGGCGGTGGTCAGTTTGGCCCATTTGGAGGCGGTGGACAGTTTGGCCAATTTGGAGGCAGTGGACAGTTTGGCCCATTTGGAGGCGGTGGACAGTTTGGCCAATTTGGAGGCGGTGGACAGTTTGGCCCATTTGGAGGCGGTGGGCAGTTTGGCCCATTTGGAGGTGGCGGCCAGTTTGGCCCATTTGGAGGTGGTGGCCCGTTTGCTGGTAACAGGCAAAATGTTCCTGAGTCCCTTGTTTCTTCTGAGCCTCGGGCCCACCGTCACGAGCCTGAGAAAGGCCACGTCCCTGAGCCTGATACAGGTGATGTGCCTTGA
- the LOC110785510 gene encoding uncharacterized protein isoform X12: MAKSKKKGRGARVALVSDSATELMAISKKKGREDGLALISDSETELMETSKKKGRDARVALVSDSETESMAISKKKGREDGLALISDSETELMETSKKKRRNARVVSDSETESDSDHENQRGRTVLTAVRKAIDNGEKISLEWNASKVPCGEHRITFGTYVGVIARERVNINFEEWGHLPPELVNEVYNEITKGFTVLPDRRGWVVSRVSERWRAFKCRLVKNYLYKKSGKIRKMAPSKYPFISQNDWEKFTAYCTSDKFKEKSEKNRARANMKTTRYRGGRKGYQHYEKEIVKEFESQGIHIEKVPRHLSWLKAHANKSDQSYAPGDLEIAEAIKTLDAQAGKGVFSATGRDDILAKVLRKPEHGGAVRGVGSGITNKEYFGPAERPKLGQMMEQIQALQSQVTRMANMQQFMMAYFMGCSQPSTMQFPPEQMRQFMAGGVDGQSDQVGGSGGQVGSGGHIGGSGGQVGSSGGHVGSSGGHVGGSVGQVGGSGGQVGGSGGQVGGSGGQVGGSVGHIGGSGGQVGGSGGHVGGSCAQWGGGQFVPFGGGGQFGPFGGGGQFGPFGGGGQFGPFGGGGQFGQFGGSGQFGPFGGGGQFGQFGGGGQFGPFGGGGQFGPFGGGGQFGPFGGGGPFAGNRQNVPESLVSSEPRAHRHEPEKGHVPEPDTGDVP, encoded by the exons ATGGCAAAATCAAAAAAGAAAGGACGAGGTGCCAGAGTAGCCTTGGTCTCAGACTCAGCGACAGA GTTAATGGCGATATCAAAAAAGAAAGGACGAGAAGACGGATTAGCATTGATCTCAGACTCAGAGACAGA GTTAATGGAGACATCAAAGAAGAAAGGACGGGATGCCAGAGTAGCATTGGTCTCAGACTCAGAGACAGA GTCAATGGCGATATCAAAAAAGAAAGGACGAGAAGATGGATTAGCATTGATCTCAGACTCAGAGACAGA GTTAATGGAGACatcaaagaagaaaagaagaaatgcCAGAGTAGTCTCAGATTCAGAGACAGAGTCAGATTCTGACCATGAGAATCAGAGGGGTCGTACTGTACTTACAGCTGTTAGGAAGGCAATTGACAATGGAGAGAAAATTAGTTTGGAATGGAATGCATCAAAAGTTCCCTGTGGGGAGCACCGAATAACCTTTGGCACCTATGTTGGTGTAATTGCACGTGAGCGAGTGAACATCAACTTTGAGGAGTGGGGTCATCTTCCGCCAGAACTTGTGAATGAAGTTTATAATGAGATCACT AAGGGGTTCACCGTTTTGCCCGATCGAAGAGGTTGGGTTGTGTCACGAGTTTCTGAGCGTTGGAGAGCTTTCAAATGTAGATTGGTGAAGAATTACCTGTACAAAAAGTCTGGAAAGATAAGAAAGATGGCACCATCGAAATATCCCTTCATATCTCAAAATGATTGGGAGAAATTTACTGCCTATTGCACTAGTGATAAGTTTAAG GAAAAAAGTGAGAAAAACAGAGCAAGGGCAAATATGAAGACGACAAGGTACCGAGGAGGTCGGAAAGGGTACCAACATTATGAAAAAGAAATT GTGAAAGAATTTGAGTCACAGGGGATCCACATTGAAAAGGTGCCTCGACATTTGAGTTGGCTCAAAGCTCATGCAAATAAATCAGATCAAAGCTATGCACCTGGTGATTTGGAAATTGCTGAAGCAATT AAAACCCTAGACGCTCAAGCTGGAAAAGGTGTATTTTCTGCTACGGGCAGAGATGATATTTTAGCAAAAGTATTGAGGAAGCCTGAGCATGGTGGTGCTGTCAGGGGTGTTGGATCTGGCATCACAAACAAGGAATATTTCGGGCCTGCTGAAAGGCCAAAGCTTGGACAAATGATGGAACAAATTCAAGCATTGCAATCTCAAGTGACAAGAATGGCAAACATGCAACAGTTTATGATGGCCTATTTCATGGGATGTAGCCAACCATCAACCATGCAGTTCCCTCCGGAGCAGATGAGACAGTTCATGGCTGGTGGAGTCGATGGCCAATCTGACCAAGTTGGTGGTTCAGGTGGACAAGTTGGTTCAGGTGGACATATTGGCGGTTCAGGTGGACAAGTTGGTAGTTCAGGTGGACATGTTGGTAGTTCAGGTGGACACGTTGGTGGTTCAGTTGGACAAGTTGGTGGTTCAGGTGGACAAGTTGGTGGTTCAGGTGGACAAGTTGGTGGTTCAGGTGGACAAGTTGGCGGTTCAGTTGGACACATTGGTGGTTCAGGTGGACAAGTTGGTGGTTCAGGTGGACATGTTGGTGGTTCATGTGCGCAATGGGGGGGTGGTCAGTTTGTCCCGTTTGGAGGCGGTGGTCAGTTTGGCCCATTTGGAGGCGGTGGTCAGTTTGGCCCATTTGGAGGCGGTGGTCAGTTTGGCCCATTTGGAGGCGGTGGACAGTTTGGCCAATTTGGAGGCAGTGGACAGTTTGGCCCATTTGGAGGCGGTGGACAGTTTGGCCAATTTGGAGGCGGTGGACAGTTTGGCCCATTTGGAGGCGGTGGGCAGTTTGGCCCATTTGGAGGTGGCGGCCAGTTTGGCCCATTTGGAGGTGGTGGCCCGTTTGCTGGTAACAGGCAAAATGTTCCTGAGTCCCTTGTTTCTTCTGAGCCTCGGGCCCACCGTCACGAGCCTGAGAAAGGCCACGTCCCTGAGCCTGATACAGGTGATGTGCCTTGA
- the LOC110785510 gene encoding uncharacterized protein isoform X1, with protein sequence MAKSKKKGRGARVALVSDSATELMAISKKKGREDGLALISDSETELMETSKKKGRDARVALVSDSETELMAISKKKGREDGLALVSDSETELMAISKKKGREDGLALVSDSETELMETSKKKGRDARVALVSDSETESMAISKKKGREDGLALISDSETELMETSKKKRRNARVVSDSETESDSDHENQRGRTVLTAVRKAIDNGEKISLEWNASKVPCGEHRITFGTYVGVIARERVNINFEEWGHLPPELVNEVYNEITKGFTVLPDRRGWVVSRVSERWRAFKCRLVKNYLYKKSGKIRKMAPSKYPFISQNDWEKFTAYCTSDKFKEKSEKNRARANMKTTRYRGGRKGYQHYEKEIVKEFESQGIHIEKVPRHLSWLKAHANKSDQSYAPGDLEIAEAIKTLDAQAGKGVFSATGRDDILAKVLRKPEHGGAVRGVGSGITNKEYFGPAERPKLGQMMEQIQALQSQVTRMANMQQFMMAYFMGCSQPSTMQFPPEQMRQFMAGGVDGQSDQVGGSGGQVGSGGHIGGSGGQVGSSGGHVGSSGGHVGGSVGQVGGSGGQVGGSGGQVGGSGGQVGGSVGHIGGSGGQVGGSGGHVGGSCAQWGGGQFVPFGGGGQFGPFGGGGQFGPFGGGGQFGPFGGGGQFGQFGGSGQFGPFGGGGQFGQFGGGGQFGPFGGGGQFGPFGGGGQFGPFGGGGPFAGNRQNVPESLVSSEPRAHRHEPEKGHVPEPDTGDVP encoded by the exons ATGGCAAAATCAAAAAAGAAAGGACGAGGTGCCAGAGTAGCCTTGGTCTCAGACTCAGCGACAGA GTTAATGGCGATATCAAAAAAGAAAGGACGAGAAGACGGATTAGCATTGATCTCAGACTCAGAGACAGA GTTAATGGAGACATCGAAGAAGAAAGGACGGGATGCCAGAGTAGCATTGGTCTCGGACTCAGAGACAGA GTTAATGGCGATATCAAAAAAGAAAGGACGCGAAGATGGATTAGCATTGGTCTCGGACTCAGAGACAGA GTTAATGGCGATATCAAAAAAGAAAGGACGAGAAGATGGATTAGCATTGGTCTCAGACTCAGAGACAGA GTTAATGGAGACATCAAAGAAGAAAGGACGGGATGCCAGAGTAGCATTGGTCTCAGACTCAGAGACAGA GTCAATGGCGATATCAAAAAAGAAAGGACGAGAAGATGGATTAGCATTGATCTCAGACTCAGAGACAGA GTTAATGGAGACatcaaagaagaaaagaagaaatgcCAGAGTAGTCTCAGATTCAGAGACAGAGTCAGATTCTGACCATGAGAATCAGAGGGGTCGTACTGTACTTACAGCTGTTAGGAAGGCAATTGACAATGGAGAGAAAATTAGTTTGGAATGGAATGCATCAAAAGTTCCCTGTGGGGAGCACCGAATAACCTTTGGCACCTATGTTGGTGTAATTGCACGTGAGCGAGTGAACATCAACTTTGAGGAGTGGGGTCATCTTCCGCCAGAACTTGTGAATGAAGTTTATAATGAGATCACT AAGGGGTTCACCGTTTTGCCCGATCGAAGAGGTTGGGTTGTGTCACGAGTTTCTGAGCGTTGGAGAGCTTTCAAATGTAGATTGGTGAAGAATTACCTGTACAAAAAGTCTGGAAAGATAAGAAAGATGGCACCATCGAAATATCCCTTCATATCTCAAAATGATTGGGAGAAATTTACTGCCTATTGCACTAGTGATAAGTTTAAG GAAAAAAGTGAGAAAAACAGAGCAAGGGCAAATATGAAGACGACAAGGTACCGAGGAGGTCGGAAAGGGTACCAACATTATGAAAAAGAAATT GTGAAAGAATTTGAGTCACAGGGGATCCACATTGAAAAGGTGCCTCGACATTTGAGTTGGCTCAAAGCTCATGCAAATAAATCAGATCAAAGCTATGCACCTGGTGATTTGGAAATTGCTGAAGCAATT AAAACCCTAGACGCTCAAGCTGGAAAAGGTGTATTTTCTGCTACGGGCAGAGATGATATTTTAGCAAAAGTATTGAGGAAGCCTGAGCATGGTGGTGCTGTCAGGGGTGTTGGATCTGGCATCACAAACAAGGAATATTTCGGGCCTGCTGAAAGGCCAAAGCTTGGACAAATGATGGAACAAATTCAAGCATTGCAATCTCAAGTGACAAGAATGGCAAACATGCAACAGTTTATGATGGCCTATTTCATGGGATGTAGCCAACCATCAACCATGCAGTTCCCTCCGGAGCAGATGAGACAGTTCATGGCTGGTGGAGTCGATGGCCAATCTGACCAAGTTGGTGGTTCAGGTGGACAAGTTGGTTCAGGTGGACATATTGGCGGTTCAGGTGGACAAGTTGGTAGTTCAGGTGGACATGTTGGTAGTTCAGGTGGACACGTTGGTGGTTCAGTTGGACAAGTTGGTGGTTCAGGTGGACAAGTTGGTGGTTCAGGTGGACAAGTTGGTGGTTCAGGTGGACAAGTTGGCGGTTCAGTTGGACACATTGGTGGTTCAGGTGGACAAGTTGGTGGTTCAGGTGGACATGTTGGTGGTTCATGTGCGCAATGGGGGGGTGGTCAGTTTGTCCCGTTTGGAGGCGGTGGTCAGTTTGGCCCATTTGGAGGCGGTGGTCAGTTTGGCCCATTTGGAGGCGGTGGTCAGTTTGGCCCATTTGGAGGCGGTGGACAGTTTGGCCAATTTGGAGGCAGTGGACAGTTTGGCCCATTTGGAGGCGGTGGACAGTTTGGCCAATTTGGAGGCGGTGGACAGTTTGGCCCATTTGGAGGCGGTGGGCAGTTTGGCCCATTTGGAGGTGGCGGCCAGTTTGGCCCATTTGGAGGTGGTGGCCCGTTTGCTGGTAACAGGCAAAATGTTCCTGAGTCCCTTGTTTCTTCTGAGCCTCGGGCCCACCGTCACGAGCCTGAGAAAGGCCACGTCCCTGAGCCTGATACAGGTGATGTGCCTTGA
- the LOC110785510 gene encoding uncharacterized protein isoform X13, which translates to MAKSKKKGRGARVALVSDSATELMAISKKKGREDGLALISDSETELMETSKKKGRDARVALVSDSETESMAISKKKGREDGLALISDSETELMETSKKKRRNARVVSDSETESDSDHENQRGRTVLTAVRKAIDNGEKISLEWNASKVPCGEHRITFGTYVGVIARERVNINFEEWGHLPPELVNEVYNEITKGFTVLPDRRGWVVSRVSERWRAFKCRLVKNYLYKKSGKIRKMAPSKYPFISQNDWEKFTAYCTSDKFKEKSEKNRARANMKTTRYRGGRKGYQHYEKEIVKEFESQGIHIEKVPRHLSWLKAHANKSDQSYAPGDLEIAEAIKTLDAQAGKGVFSATGRDDILAKVLRKPEHGGAVRGVGSGITNKEYFGPAERPKLGQMMEQIQALQSQVTRMANMQQFMMAYFMGCSQPSTMQFPPEQMRQFMAGGVDGQSDQVGGSGGQVGSGGHIGGSGGQVGSSGGHVGSSGGHVGGSVGQVGGSGGQVGGSGGQVGGSGGQVGGSVGHIGGSGGQVGGSGGHVGGSCAQWGGGQFVPFGGGGQFGPFGGGGQFGPFGGGGQFGPFGGGGQFGQFGGSGQFGPFGGGGQFGQFGGGGQFGPFGGGGQFGPFGGGGQFGPFGGGGPFAGNRQNVPESLVSSEPRAHRHEPEKGHVPEPDTGDVP; encoded by the exons ATGGCAAAATCAAAAAAGAAAGGACGAGGTGCCAGAGTAGCCTTGGTCTCAGACTCAGCGACAGA GTTAATGGCGATATCAAAAAAGAAAGGACGAGAAGACGGATTAGCATTGATCTCAGACTCAGAGACAGA GTTAATGGAGACATCGAAGAAGAAAGGACGGGATGCCAGAGTAGCATTGGTCTCGGACTCAGAGACAGA GTCAATGGCGATATCAAAAAAGAAAGGACGAGAAGATGGATTAGCATTGATCTCAGACTCAGAGACAGA GTTAATGGAGACatcaaagaagaaaagaagaaatgcCAGAGTAGTCTCAGATTCAGAGACAGAGTCAGATTCTGACCATGAGAATCAGAGGGGTCGTACTGTACTTACAGCTGTTAGGAAGGCAATTGACAATGGAGAGAAAATTAGTTTGGAATGGAATGCATCAAAAGTTCCCTGTGGGGAGCACCGAATAACCTTTGGCACCTATGTTGGTGTAATTGCACGTGAGCGAGTGAACATCAACTTTGAGGAGTGGGGTCATCTTCCGCCAGAACTTGTGAATGAAGTTTATAATGAGATCACT AAGGGGTTCACCGTTTTGCCCGATCGAAGAGGTTGGGTTGTGTCACGAGTTTCTGAGCGTTGGAGAGCTTTCAAATGTAGATTGGTGAAGAATTACCTGTACAAAAAGTCTGGAAAGATAAGAAAGATGGCACCATCGAAATATCCCTTCATATCTCAAAATGATTGGGAGAAATTTACTGCCTATTGCACTAGTGATAAGTTTAAG GAAAAAAGTGAGAAAAACAGAGCAAGGGCAAATATGAAGACGACAAGGTACCGAGGAGGTCGGAAAGGGTACCAACATTATGAAAAAGAAATT GTGAAAGAATTTGAGTCACAGGGGATCCACATTGAAAAGGTGCCTCGACATTTGAGTTGGCTCAAAGCTCATGCAAATAAATCAGATCAAAGCTATGCACCTGGTGATTTGGAAATTGCTGAAGCAATT AAAACCCTAGACGCTCAAGCTGGAAAAGGTGTATTTTCTGCTACGGGCAGAGATGATATTTTAGCAAAAGTATTGAGGAAGCCTGAGCATGGTGGTGCTGTCAGGGGTGTTGGATCTGGCATCACAAACAAGGAATATTTCGGGCCTGCTGAAAGGCCAAAGCTTGGACAAATGATGGAACAAATTCAAGCATTGCAATCTCAAGTGACAAGAATGGCAAACATGCAACAGTTTATGATGGCCTATTTCATGGGATGTAGCCAACCATCAACCATGCAGTTCCCTCCGGAGCAGATGAGACAGTTCATGGCTGGTGGAGTCGATGGCCAATCTGACCAAGTTGGTGGTTCAGGTGGACAAGTTGGTTCAGGTGGACATATTGGCGGTTCAGGTGGACAAGTTGGTAGTTCAGGTGGACATGTTGGTAGTTCAGGTGGACACGTTGGTGGTTCAGTTGGACAAGTTGGTGGTTCAGGTGGACAAGTTGGTGGTTCAGGTGGACAAGTTGGTGGTTCAGGTGGACAAGTTGGCGGTTCAGTTGGACACATTGGTGGTTCAGGTGGACAAGTTGGTGGTTCAGGTGGACATGTTGGTGGTTCATGTGCGCAATGGGGGGGTGGTCAGTTTGTCCCGTTTGGAGGCGGTGGTCAGTTTGGCCCATTTGGAGGCGGTGGTCAGTTTGGCCCATTTGGAGGCGGTGGTCAGTTTGGCCCATTTGGAGGCGGTGGACAGTTTGGCCAATTTGGAGGCAGTGGACAGTTTGGCCCATTTGGAGGCGGTGGACAGTTTGGCCAATTTGGAGGCGGTGGACAGTTTGGCCCATTTGGAGGCGGTGGGCAGTTTGGCCCATTTGGAGGTGGCGGCCAGTTTGGCCCATTTGGAGGTGGTGGCCCGTTTGCTGGTAACAGGCAAAATGTTCCTGAGTCCCTTGTTTCTTCTGAGCCTCGGGCCCACCGTCACGAGCCTGAGAAAGGCCACGTCCCTGAGCCTGATACAGGTGATGTGCCTTGA
- the LOC110785510 gene encoding uncharacterized protein isoform X14, translating to MAKSKKKGRGARVALVSDSATELMAISKKKGREDGLALISDSETELMETSKKKGRDARVALVSDSETELMAISKKKGREDGLALVSDSETELMETSKKKRRNARVVSDSETESDSDHENQRGRTVLTAVRKAIDNGEKISLEWNASKVPCGEHRITFGTYVGVIARERVNINFEEWGHLPPELVNEVYNEITKGFTVLPDRRGWVVSRVSERWRAFKCRLVKNYLYKKSGKIRKMAPSKYPFISQNDWEKFTAYCTSDKFKEKSEKNRARANMKTTRYRGGRKGYQHYEKEIVKEFESQGIHIEKVPRHLSWLKAHANKSDQSYAPGDLEIAEAIKTLDAQAGKGVFSATGRDDILAKVLRKPEHGGAVRGVGSGITNKEYFGPAERPKLGQMMEQIQALQSQVTRMANMQQFMMAYFMGCSQPSTMQFPPEQMRQFMAGGVDGQSDQVGGSGGQVGSGGHIGGSGGQVGSSGGHVGSSGGHVGGSVGQVGGSGGQVGGSGGQVGGSGGQVGGSVGHIGGSGGQVGGSGGHVGGSCAQWGGGQFVPFGGGGQFGPFGGGGQFGPFGGGGQFGPFGGGGQFGQFGGSGQFGPFGGGGQFGQFGGGGQFGPFGGGGQFGPFGGGGQFGPFGGGGPFAGNRQNVPESLVSSEPRAHRHEPEKGHVPEPDTGDVP from the exons ATGGCAAAATCAAAAAAGAAAGGACGAGGTGCCAGAGTAGCCTTGGTCTCAGACTCAGCGACAGA GTTAATGGCGATATCAAAAAAGAAAGGACGAGAAGACGGATTAGCATTGATCTCAGACTCAGAGACAGA GTTAATGGAGACATCGAAGAAGAAAGGACGGGATGCCAGAGTAGCATTGGTCTCGGACTCAGAGACAGA GTTAATGGCGATATCAAAAAAGAAAGGACGAGAAGATGGATTAGCATTGGTCTCAGACTCAGAGACAGA GTTAATGGAGACatcaaagaagaaaagaagaaatgcCAGAGTAGTCTCAGATTCAGAGACAGAGTCAGATTCTGACCATGAGAATCAGAGGGGTCGTACTGTACTTACAGCTGTTAGGAAGGCAATTGACAATGGAGAGAAAATTAGTTTGGAATGGAATGCATCAAAAGTTCCCTGTGGGGAGCACCGAATAACCTTTGGCACCTATGTTGGTGTAATTGCACGTGAGCGAGTGAACATCAACTTTGAGGAGTGGGGTCATCTTCCGCCAGAACTTGTGAATGAAGTTTATAATGAGATCACT AAGGGGTTCACCGTTTTGCCCGATCGAAGAGGTTGGGTTGTGTCACGAGTTTCTGAGCGTTGGAGAGCTTTCAAATGTAGATTGGTGAAGAATTACCTGTACAAAAAGTCTGGAAAGATAAGAAAGATGGCACCATCGAAATATCCCTTCATATCTCAAAATGATTGGGAGAAATTTACTGCCTATTGCACTAGTGATAAGTTTAAG GAAAAAAGTGAGAAAAACAGAGCAAGGGCAAATATGAAGACGACAAGGTACCGAGGAGGTCGGAAAGGGTACCAACATTATGAAAAAGAAATT GTGAAAGAATTTGAGTCACAGGGGATCCACATTGAAAAGGTGCCTCGACATTTGAGTTGGCTCAAAGCTCATGCAAATAAATCAGATCAAAGCTATGCACCTGGTGATTTGGAAATTGCTGAAGCAATT AAAACCCTAGACGCTCAAGCTGGAAAAGGTGTATTTTCTGCTACGGGCAGAGATGATATTTTAGCAAAAGTATTGAGGAAGCCTGAGCATGGTGGTGCTGTCAGGGGTGTTGGATCTGGCATCACAAACAAGGAATATTTCGGGCCTGCTGAAAGGCCAAAGCTTGGACAAATGATGGAACAAATTCAAGCATTGCAATCTCAAGTGACAAGAATGGCAAACATGCAACAGTTTATGATGGCCTATTTCATGGGATGTAGCCAACCATCAACCATGCAGTTCCCTCCGGAGCAGATGAGACAGTTCATGGCTGGTGGAGTCGATGGCCAATCTGACCAAGTTGGTGGTTCAGGTGGACAAGTTGGTTCAGGTGGACATATTGGCGGTTCAGGTGGACAAGTTGGTAGTTCAGGTGGACATGTTGGTAGTTCAGGTGGACACGTTGGTGGTTCAGTTGGACAAGTTGGTGGTTCAGGTGGACAAGTTGGTGGTTCAGGTGGACAAGTTGGTGGTTCAGGTGGACAAGTTGGCGGTTCAGTTGGACACATTGGTGGTTCAGGTGGACAAGTTGGTGGTTCAGGTGGACATGTTGGTGGTTCATGTGCGCAATGGGGGGGTGGTCAGTTTGTCCCGTTTGGAGGCGGTGGTCAGTTTGGCCCATTTGGAGGCGGTGGTCAGTTTGGCCCATTTGGAGGCGGTGGTCAGTTTGGCCCATTTGGAGGCGGTGGACAGTTTGGCCAATTTGGAGGCAGTGGACAGTTTGGCCCATTTGGAGGCGGTGGACAGTTTGGCCAATTTGGAGGCGGTGGACAGTTTGGCCCATTTGGAGGCGGTGGGCAGTTTGGCCCATTTGGAGGTGGCGGCCAGTTTGGCCCATTTGGAGGTGGTGGCCCGTTTGCTGGTAACAGGCAAAATGTTCCTGAGTCCCTTGTTTCTTCTGAGCCTCGGGCCCACCGTCACGAGCCTGAGAAAGGCCACGTCCCTGAGCCTGATACAGGTGATGTGCCTTGA